One genomic region from Apodemus sylvaticus chromosome 1, mApoSyl1.1, whole genome shotgun sequence encodes:
- the Rrp8 gene encoding ribosomal RNA-processing protein 8, with protein MFEEPEWVEAAPAFVGLGPATAQVGPATAPPVKGRKRRHLLATLRTLEAASLSHQSPSLPGSDSEEEEEEEVGRKKRHRQRPSVASISKEVGKKRKANFQKQPPSVSDTEGKEVGRKCHRQAPPLGGISAGEEKGKRKCLTQLRDSVDQAVHNSRMSTATSDPPKPSPESTSPNSSHTLSRKQWRNRQKNKRRHKNKFRPLQTPDQVPPKVSIEETEVPPASESETRAGALRARMTQRLDGARFRYLNQQLYSGPSSAAQRLFQEDPEAFLLYHRGFQRQVKKWPLHPVDRIAKDLRQKPASLVVADFGCGDCRLASSVRNPVHCFDLASLDPRVTVCDMAQVPLEDESVDVAVFCLSLMGTNIRDFLEEANRVLKPGGLLKVAEVSSRFEDIRTFLGAVCKLGFKVIYKDLTNSHFFLFDFEKTGPPRVGPKAQLSGLKLQPCLYKRR; from the exons ATGTTCGAAGAGCCTGAATGGGTAGAGGCTGCCCCAGCCTTCGTGGGCCTAGGACCCGCGACAGCACAGGTTGGGCCGGCGACTGCCCCGCCAGTCAAG GGCCGCAAGCGCCGCCATCTCTTGGCCACATTAAGGACTCTGGAAGCAGCATCTCTCTCCCACCAATCCCCTAGCCTACCTGGAAGTgactctgaggaggaggaggaggaggaggtaggaaggaagaagagacaccGCCAAAGGCCCTCAGTTGCCAGCATCTCAAAGGAagtagggaagaaaagaaaagcgaACTTTCAAAAACAGCCGCCATCTGTCAGTGACACTGAGGGGAAAGAAGTAGGAAGAAAATGCCACAGACAAGCTCCTCCTCTTGGTGGGATCTCTgctggagaagaaaaaggaaagaggaaatgccTAACCCAGCTCCGGGACAGTGTTGACCAAGCAG TTCACAATTCCAGGATGAGCACTGCTACATCTGACCCACCCAAGCCAAGCCCTGAGTCTACATCACCTAACTCCTCACACACCCTGAGCCGCAAGCAGTGGCGGAACCGGCAGAAAAATAAGCGGAGACACAAGAACAAATTTCGGCCACTCCAGACACCAGACCAGGTTCCTCCCAAGGTTTCCATAGAGGAGACTGAGGTGCCTCCCGCCTCAGAGTCAGAGACTAGAGCTGGAGCCCTGCGAGCACGCATGACACAACGCCTGGATGGGGCCCGATTCCGCTACCTTAACCAGCAGTTGTACTCAGGGCCCAGCAGTGCTGCCCAGCGCCTCTTCCAGGAAGACCCTGAGGCATTTCTCCTTTATCACCGAGGCTTTCAGAGACAAGTAAAGAAGTGGCCACTGCACCCGGTGGACCGTATTGCCAAAGATCTCCGCCAGAA GCCTGCATCCTTAGTGGTAGCTGACTTTGGCTGTGGAGATTGCCGCCTAGCTTCAAGTGTCCGGAACCCGGTGCACTGTTTTGATTTGGCTTCTCTGGACCCCAGGGTCACGGTATGCGACATGGCCCAG GTGCCTCTGGAGGATGAATCTGTGGATGTGGCTGTGTTTTGCCTTTCACTAATGGGAACTAACATCAGGGACTTCCTTGAAGAGGCAAATCGAGTGCTAAAGCCAGG GGGTCTTCTCAAAGTAGCTGAAGTCAGCAGCCGCTTTGAGGATATTCGGACCTTTTTGGGGGCTGTGTGCAAACTCGGCTTTAAGGTTATCTACAAG GACCTGACCAACAGCCACTTCTTCTTGTTTGACTTTGAAAAGACTGGACCTCCTCGAGTAGGACCCAAAGCCCAACTCTCAGGCCTTAAACTTCAACCCTGTCTCTACAAGCGCAGGTGA